The Miscanthus floridulus cultivar M001 chromosome 17, ASM1932011v1, whole genome shotgun sequence genome has a window encoding:
- the LOC136515250 gene encoding UPF0014 membrane protein STAR2-like has protein sequence MALLELVAKQMDPGATGFWRDFLLGMLKPVAATAVVAMAVALSFWQRLGLEGEMLYATARAFLQLSVIGFVLQFIFTQKNALWSLLVYVFMVTVAGYTVGQRGKQVPRGKYIACVSILVGTAITVLLPVPLSVFPFTPRYIIPVAGMMVGNAMTVTGVTMKKLREDVKIQRNLVKLLPGGRDLTVGHRARARAGVRPPQGPRPRAEVTEARATVRATAVERGLEAAKVHQTKTEATLQKSLAETKVVLQSTLETLESEQKALESERMAQSKVDQEVLALRSRVLESEELNTRLHEQSELVILRSKLGGKIGLLSRT, from the exons ATGGCGCTGCTGGAACTGGTGGCGAAGCAGATGGACCCGGGCGCGACGGGGTTCTGGCGCGACTTCCTGCTCGGCATGCTGAAGCCGGTGGCGGCAACGGCCGTGGTGGCCATGGCCGTCGCGCTCAGCTTCTGGCAGCGCCTGGGGCTGGAGGGCGAGATGCTCTACGCCACCGCGCGCGCCTTCCTCCAGCTCTCCGTCATCGGCTTCGTCCTCCAGTTCATCTTCACCCAGAAGAACGCGCTCTGGAGCCTCCTCGTCTACGTCTTCATG GTGACGGTCGCTGGCTACACGGTGGGCCAGCGCGGCAAGCAGGTGCCCCGCGGGAAGTACATCGCCTGCGTCTCCATCCTCGTCGGCACCGCCATCACCGTACTCCTGCCAGTCCCGCTCAGCGTCTTCCCCTTCACCCCGCGCTACATCATCCCCGTCGCCGGCATGATGGTCGGGAACGCCATGACCGTCACCGGCGTCACCATGAAGAAGCTCAGGGAGGACGTCAAGATCCAGAGGAACCTGGTCA agcttttacctGGGGGACGAGATCTCACGGTGGGTCACCGAGCTCGAGCACGAGCTGGAGTCCGCCCGCCGCAAGGCCCAAGACCCCGGGCGGAGGTGACTGAGGCACGGGCGACGGTGCGGGCGACCGCCGTCGAGCGGGGTCTTGAGGCGGCGAAGGTCCACCAGACGAAGACCGAGGCGACGCTGCAGAAGTCCCTGGCGGAAACTAAGGTGGTGCTCCAAAGTACCTTGGAGACCCTGGAGTCAGAGCAGAAGGCCCTGGAGTCGGAGCGGATGGCCCAGTCGaaggtcgaccaggaagtgctcgcgctccggAGCCGGGTGCTTGAGTCTGAGGAGTTGAACACCCGGTTGCATGAGCAG tctgagcttgtcatccttcgTTCAAAACTGGGCGGAAAGATTGGGTTGCTGAGCAGGACCTGA
- the LOC136518434 gene encoding UPF0014 membrane protein STAR2-like has translation MERHAGMALLELVAKQMDPGAPGFWGDFLLGMLKPVAATAVAMAVALSFWQRLGLEGEMLYATARAFLQLSVIGFVLQFIFTPSPKNAHWSLLVYLFMVTVAGYTVGPRAKQVPRGKYIACVSILVGTAITVLLPVPLSVFPFTPRYIIPVAGMMVGNAMTVTGVTMKKLREDVKIQRNLVDTALALGATPRQATLQQVKRSLVIALSPDINSAKTVGLIVLPGTMTGLIMGGVSPLEAIVLQIVVTYMLMGASTVSSILSTYLCWPAFFTKAFQLDDKVFVD, from the exons ATGGAGCGGCACGCGGGCATGGCGCTGCTGGAACTGGTGGCGAAGCAGATGGACCCGGGCGCGCCGGGGTTCTGGGGCGACTTCCTGCTCGGCATGCTGAAGCCGGTGGCGGCAacggccgtggccatggccgtcgCGCTCAGCTTCTGGCAGCGCCTGGGGCTGGAGGGCGAGATGCTCTACGCCACCGCGCGCGCCTTCCTTCAGCTCTCCGTCATCGGCTTCGTCCTCCAGTTCATCTTCACCCCGAGCCCGAAGAACGCGCACTGGAGCCTCCTCGTCTACCTCTTCATG GTGACGGTCGCTGGCTACACGGTGGGCCCGCGCGCCAAGCAGGTGCCCCGCGGGAAGTACATCGCCTGCGTCTCCATCCTCGTCGGCACCGCCATCACCGTACTCCTGCCAGTCCCGCTCAGCGTCTTCCCCTTCACCCCGCGCTACATCATCCCCGTCGCCGGCATGATGGTCGGGAACGCCATGACCGTCACCGGCGTCACCATGAAGAAGCTCAGGGAGGACGTCAAGATCCAGAGGAACCTG GTGGACACGGCGCTGGCTCTGGGCGCGACGCCGCGGCAGGCGACGCTGCAGCAGGTGAAGCGGTCGTTGGTGATCGCGCTGTCGCCGGACATCAACAGCGCCAAGACGGTGGGGCTGATCGTGCTGCCGGGCACCATGACGGGGCTCATCATGGGCGGTGTGTCGCCGCTGGAGGCCATCGTGCTGCAGATCGTCGTCACGTACATGCTCATGGGCGCCTCCACCGTCAGCAGCATCCTCTCCACCTACCTCTGCTGGCCGGCCTTCTTCACCAAGGCCTTCCAGCTCGACGACAAGGTCTTTGTAGACTAG